The genomic DNA CGATGACGTAGCGGATCTCGGGGACTTCCTTGCGCAGGAATTCCTCGATGTCGGGCAGATCGGCGATGCGCGGGGTGACGAGGAAGCTTTGCCCGCCGCGGTAATGCTCGCGCAGCAGCGCCTCGCGCAGGACGACGGGATCCCAGGGCATCACATAAGTGCGCACCGCGAGGCGATCGACCGGCGGAGTCTGGATGACGGAGAGTTCGCGCAGGCCGCTCATCGCCATCTGCAGCGTGCGCGGGATCGGCGTGGCGGTGAGCGTGAGGACGTGGACGTCGGCCTTGAGCGCCTTCAGCCGTTCCTTGTGGGTGACGCCGAAGCGCTGCTCCTCGTCGACGACGACGAGGCCGAGGCGCTTGAAATCGATGCCCTTGGCGAGGAGGGCGTGCGTGCCGATCACGACGTCGAGCTGGCCGGAGGCGAGGCCTTCCTTGACGCGCTTCGCTTCGGCGGCGGGGACGAGGCGCGAGAGGCGGCCGATCTCGATCGGGAAGCCTTCGAAGCGCGTGGTGAAATTGAGGTGATGCTGGCGCGCGAGGAGCGTGGTGGGGCAGACGATCGCGACCTGCATGCCGGCCATCGCCGCGACGAAGGCGGCGCGCAACGCGACCTCGGTCTTGCCGAAGCCGACGTCGCCGACGATGAGCCGGTCCATCGGCTTGCCGGCGGAGAGGTCGGCGAGCGTTTCCTCGATCGCGCGGTCCTGATCGTCGGTTTCCTGATAGGGGAAGCGATCGACGAAGCCGGGGTAGCCGCTGGAATCGGGCTCGGCGATCTCGCCGGGGCGCAGCGCGCGGGCGGCGGCGGTGGCCATCAGCTCGCCGGCGATCTCGCGGATCCGCTCCTTCATCTTCGACTTGCGGCGCTGCCAGCCCTCGCCGCCGAGCCGATCGAGGCTGGCGCCCTCTTCGCCGGCGCCATAGCGCGAGAGGACTTCGAGGTTCTCGACCGGCACGTAGAGCTTGTCGCCGCCGGCGTATTCGAGCTGGACGCAATCGTGCGGCGCCTTGGCGACCGGCACCTGCGTCAGCCCGACGTAGCGGCCGATGCCGTGATCGGTGTGGACGACGAGATCGCCGGGGGAGAGCGTGGCGAGCTCGGCGAGGAAGGCGTCGGCGGACTTGCGGCGCTTGGCGCGGCGGATGAGGCGGTCACCGAGCATGTCCTGCTCGGTGAGAACGGCGACGTTGGGGGCGGTGAAGCCGTGGTCGAGCGGCAGGACGATCAGCGCGACCTGCGTCTCGCCGACGCCGAGCGCCTCCTGCCATGTCTCGGCCAGCTTCGTGCCGGTGAGGCCGTGGTCCCGGAGCAGATGGCCGAGGCGATCGCGCGCGCCGATCGAATAGCTGGCGAGGACGGGGGTGCGGCCGTCGCGGCGGAGTTTGGCGAGGTGATCGACGACGGCTTCGTAGACGTTGCCGCCGGTGTTGCCCGCCATCCGCTCGGGGCCGAAATCGCGCGGGCCGTCGACGCCGAAGTCGATCACGGTCTTGGATTCGGGCTCGTGGAACGGGGTGGTGACGTGCGCGGCGGTGGTGACCAGCGCTTCGTCCCACTCCTTCGGCGCGAGGTACAAGGTCTTCGCGGGGAGCGCGCGGTAGCTGCCGGGTTGCGCGGCCTCGGCGCGTTTGCGGTTCTCGTAATAATCGGCGACCGATTCGAAGCGGGAATCGCCGGCGGCCTTCACGCCGTGATCGCGGACGATCAGCGCGTCGTCGCCGAGATGGTCGAAGAGCGTTGCTAGCTTCTCCTCGAACAGCGGCAGCCAATGTTCCATGCCGGCGAGGCGGCGGCCGTCGCTGATCGCCTGGTAGAGCGGATCGCCGGTCGCGGTGGCGCCGAAGGTCTCGCGATAGCGGCTGCGGAAGCGCTTGATGCTGTCGTCGTCGAGCAGCGCCTCGGAGGCGGGGAGGAGGGTGAAGCCGGGGAGCTTGCCGGTGGTGCGCTGATCGGCGGGATCGAAGGTGCGGACGCTCTCGATCTCGTCACCGAAGAAATCGAGCCGCAGCGCGTGGGTCTCGCCCGAGGGGAAGAGGTCGACGAGGCCGCCGCGGACGGCGAATTCGCCCGAATCGTGGACGGTATCGGTGCGGACATAGCCGTTGGCCGAGAGGAGCGTGGCGAGCTTGTCGCGGGCGATGCGTTCGCCGGGTTGGAGCGTCGCGACGAGCTGGCGGATGCGGAACGGGGTGAGCGTGCGCTGCGCCGCGGCATTGACGGTGGTGAGGACGAGCTGCGGCGCCTTCAGCTTGTGCTGCAGCCGGTGGAGCGCGCCGATCCGCTCCGCCATGACGCGCAGGGTGGGCGAGGCACGATCGTAGGGCAGGCAATCCCAGGCGGGGAATTCGACGATCTCGAGCTCTGGCGCGAAATAATGCGCGGTGGAGGCGATCGCGCGCATTGCGGCTTCGTCGGGCGCGATGAAGACGGCACGCGTCTTCGCGGCGCGCGCGAGATCGGCGAGGACGCTGGGGAGGAAGCCGGTGGGGACGCCCGACAGGGTTAGGGGGGCGGTGGCGGCTAGGATGGTTTGAAGGTTGGGCATCGAATGCTTTCTAGCCCTCTCCCCTTCAGGGGAGAGGGTTGGGAGAGGGGGAGTGTTCGGGGATTACGGCTTGTTACTGCCCCTCTCCCCGACCCTCTCCCCTGAAGGGGAGAGGGAGACTGTTCACTGCCCCTCTCCCCAGCCTTGGTTATGCCTCTGGCCGCATGCCGGGGAGGCCGATCGCGAAATCGACATTCCGCATCGTCGCCATCATCGGCCCGTCCCATTGCGGCGGGCAGGGGATCGAGCCGATCGCCCAGCCCATGATGTCGACGTCCTGTTCCTCCATCAGCGCCTCGAACCAGTCGAGCTGGTCGGGGGTCCAGCTGGCGTGGTGCGCGTCGAAGAAGCCGCCGATCATGAAATCGGCCTCGCGCGTGCCGCGGTGCCAGGCGCGGAAGCGGGTGCGCTTCAGGCGGGTGTCTTGGTCCATCACGGCTCCAACGGCAGTTGGCCGGCGGCGGTTTCGCGCGGCCGGCTTACGGGGTATCGGGACCAGATAGTCATGCGCCCCGAAATCCTCAATCCGCTGTTCGCCGAAGTCACTGCGCTCAAGGGCGTCGGGCCGAGCCTTGCCAAGCCGCTCGAACGGCTGGGGCTCGCGCGGATCGTCGATGTCGCGTTCCATCTGCCGAGCGGATGGATCGATCGCATCCCGCGCGACGAGCTGATGGCGCACGATGCCGGGCGCACGATCGCGATCACCTTGACGCCGCGCGAGATCCGCACCTCCTCCAGCCCACGCGCGCCGACGCGGGTGCAGGCGAGCGATGCGCTGGGCAATTACGTCAGCCTGGTGTTCTTCGGGCGATCGAGCGGGATGGTGCGCAAGCTATTCACCGTCGGCGAGCTGGTGTGCGTGTCAGGCAAGGTCGAGCAATACGGGCAGGAGCTCCAGATCATCCACCCGGAGATCATGGAGGAGGGCGACGGCACGCGCGAACGCGAGGCGATCTATCCGCTGTCGGAAGGGCTGACCTCGCGGCGGCTGGGCGCGATGGTGGCGCAGGCGATCGAGCGCGCGCCCGACCTGCCCGAGTGGATCGAGCCGAGCCTGTTGGCGCAGCGTGACTGGCCGGCGTGGAAGGCGGCGCTCGCGCGGATCCATGCCGACCCGTCGGATGCGGTGGCGCGGGCGCGGGTCGCGTATGACGAGATATTCGCCAATCAGCTCGCGCTGGCGCTGGTGCGGCAGGATACGCGGCGGCGGCGCGGGCGCGCGCTCAAGGGCGACGGGCTACTGCGCGACCGGCTGAACCTGCCCTATGCGCTGACCGGCGCGCAGGGCCGCAGCGTGCGCGAGATCGAGGGCGATCTGGCGCAGGACGCGCCGATGCTGCGGCTGCTGCAGGGCGATGTCGGATCGGGCAAGACCCTCGTCGCGGCGATGGCGCTGCTGGTCGCGGTCGAGGCGGGGGCGCAGGGGGCGCTGCTGGCGCCGACCGAGATCCTGGCGCGGCAGCATTATGAGACATTGCGCGAGACGCTCGCCGGGCTGCCGATCAACGTCGCGGTGCTGACCGGGCGCGACAAGGGGCGGGTGCGCGAGGGCGTGCTGATGGGCCTCGCCGATGGGTCGATCGACATCTTGATCGGCACGCACGCGATCTTCCAGGAGGCGGTGACCTATCGCGATCTGGGGCTGGTGGTGGTCGACGAACAGCATCGCTTCGGCGTGGCAGAGCGGCTGGCGCTGTCGGCCAAGGGCAAGACAACGCCGCATCTGCTGGCGATGACCGCGACGCCGATCCCGCGCACGCTGGTGCTCGCGCAGCACGGCGAGATGGACCAGAGCCGGCTCGACGAGATGCCGCCGGGGCGCGAGCCGGTCGAGACGCGGGTGATCAGCGAGGAGCGGCTCGACGAAGTGGTGAATGCGCTCGGCCGGCATCTGGCGGAGGGCAAGCAGGCCTATTGGGTCTGCCCGCTGGTGGAGGAGAGCGAGAAGAGCGATCTCGCCGCAGCCGAGGCGCGCGCGGCGACGCTTGCGGCGCGGTTTGGCGATCGCGTTGGGCTGGTGCATGGGCGGATGCGCGGGCCGGAGAAGGATGCGGTGATGGCGCGCTTCGCCGCCGGCGAGACGGGCGTGCTGGTCGCGACGACGGTGATCGAGGTGGGCGTGAACGTGCCCAATGCGACGCTGATCGTGATCGAACATGCCGATCGCTTTGGCCTTGCACAGTTGCACCAGTTGCGTGGGCGCGTCGGGCGGGGCGGGGGGCAATCGCGGTGTTTGCTGATGCGGGGCGCGGCGCTGAGCGAAACGTCGCGCGCGCGGCTGGCGCTGATGCGTGAGACGAACGACGGGTTCCGCATCGCCGAGGAGGATCTGCGGCTGCGCGGCGGTGGCGAATTGCTCGGCACGCGGCAGTCGGGCGAGGCAGCGTTCCGGCTGGCGACGCCCGAGTTGCTGGGGGAGTTGCTGCCGGTTGCGTTCGACGACGCGCGGCTGCTGATCGATCGCGACGGCGGGCTGGCGGGCGCGCGGGGGCAGGCGGCGCGGGTGGCGCTGTATCTGTTCGAGCGCGATGCCGGTGTGGCGCTGCTCCGCTCCGGCTGATAGCGCCCGGTTATGACTGCGCTGCTGCCGATCCTGTTCGCCGTTGCTGCCGGGCTGTGTGTGGCGGTGCAATCGCCGTCGAACGCGATGCTGGCGCGATCGACCGGATCGGTGTGGTTTGCGGCGACGATCTCGTTTCTGGGCGGGACGTTCGTGCTGCTGACGATCTGGGCGGCCTATGATCGCACGCCGCTCAGCGCGGTGCGCGCGGCGCCGGCTTGGGCGTGGATCGGCGGGTTATATGGCGTCGTGTTCGTGGCGGCGGTGGCCTATGCGACGCCGCGGCTGGGGCTGGCGGTGACGCTGACCGTTACGCTCGCGGCGCAGCTGACGATGGCGGTGGCGCTGGACCATTTCGGGCTGCTGGGGTTGCGGCAGGAGCCGGTGTCGCTGTCGCGGCTGGCGGGGTTGGCGCTGGTGGTGGCGGGGGTGTTTCTGGTGCGGCGGTGAGGGAGATGATAAGTCCGGTGCTTTGCGGCTAGAAAGCATTAATTCGACATTGGAAATATGAAACGATCTGCTCTTGCCAATATCCGATCATCCGAGCTTCGACTGCCCTCGCCTTAATCAGAGGCTCTGGCGCTATACCGATTTTCCAAAATTCACCGAGCTACTTACGTCTCGACGACTTTGGCTGGCAAACGCCGAAATACTGGCGATCGATGATCCACATGAGGGCCTTCAGGGAGCGGTACAGTTTCCCCATCGAATGTGGCGTTCACTTGATGAAGTCCCCGACGCACTCCGTAAGCAAATCGTGGGAAAAGGCCGCCGAAAGCCCGAAGAAACGGACGATCACGTTTTTGCAGGCTGGTTTATGGGTGAAGAACAGCGTTGTTTTATGACGCTGTCTAATCGCCGAAACTTTTTCGTTAATTGCTGGCACGCTGCTGATCATGAGTCTGTCGCGATGTGGAAGATATATGGATCACCCGGTGCTGGAGTCGCCATCGTGTCTAGCGGCGGCCGACTTCATACTGCTCTGGAGCATTCGAGTGAGAAAATATATCTCGGCGCCGTAAAATATGTTGATCCGCTGACGTTTGAGATTGGAACCCCAAACGCCTTCGACTCCTTGGTACGGAAGCGATCAAGCTTTTCTTACGAGAACGAGGTTAGGATCGTTCATTGGCAAACCGGACGGTAT from Sphingomonas radiodurans includes the following:
- the mfd gene encoding transcription-repair coupling factor, which gives rise to MPNLQTILAATAPLTLSGVPTGFLPSVLADLARAAKTRAVFIAPDEAAMRAIASTAHYFAPELEIVEFPAWDCLPYDRASPTLRVMAERIGALHRLQHKLKAPQLVLTTVNAAAQRTLTPFRIRQLVATLQPGERIARDKLATLLSANGYVRTDTVHDSGEFAVRGGLVDLFPSGETHALRLDFFGDEIESVRTFDPADQRTTGKLPGFTLLPASEALLDDDSIKRFRSRYRETFGATATGDPLYQAISDGRRLAGMEHWLPLFEEKLATLFDHLGDDALIVRDHGVKAAGDSRFESVADYYENRKRAEAAQPGSYRALPAKTLYLAPKEWDEALVTTAAHVTTPFHEPESKTVIDFGVDGPRDFGPERMAGNTGGNVYEAVVDHLAKLRRDGRTPVLASYSIGARDRLGHLLRDHGLTGTKLAETWQEALGVGETQVALIVLPLDHGFTAPNVAVLTEQDMLGDRLIRRAKRRKSADAFLAELATLSPGDLVVHTDHGIGRYVGLTQVPVAKAPHDCVQLEYAGGDKLYVPVENLEVLSRYGAGEEGASLDRLGGEGWQRRKSKMKERIREIAGELMATAAARALRPGEIAEPDSSGYPGFVDRFPYQETDDQDRAIEETLADLSAGKPMDRLIVGDVGFGKTEVALRAAFVAAMAGMQVAIVCPTTLLARQHHLNFTTRFEGFPIEIGRLSRLVPAAEAKRVKEGLASGQLDVVIGTHALLAKGIDFKRLGLVVVDEEQRFGVTHKERLKALKADVHVLTLTATPIPRTLQMAMSGLRELSVIQTPPVDRLAVRTYVMPWDPVVLREALLREHYRGGQSFLVTPRIADLPDIEEFLRKEVPEIRYVIAHGQMAPAQVEERMSAFVEKKFEVLISTSIIESGIDIPSANTLIVNRADRFGLAQLYQLRGRVGRSKTRAYAYMVTPPERMMTDAAEKRLKVLSDLDSLGAGFQLASHDLDIRGAGNLLGDEQSGHIKEVGYELYQSMLEEAIMDARAGGMASRPRDFSPQITVDTPILIPEEYVPDLDLRMGLYRRLNDLDSKPDLDAFAAEMIDRFGALPEATDNLVKVIEIKMNAKVACVSKMDVGPKGALVSFHDDKPPNIDGLLAYVEKLGGIAKLRPDSKLALTRNWADPAARLHGALQLSKGLAKAAG
- a CDS encoding FAD assembly factor SdhE; this translates as MDQDTRLKRTRFRAWHRGTREADFMIGGFFDAHHASWTPDQLDWFEALMEEQDVDIMGWAIGSIPCPPQWDGPMMATMRNVDFAIGLPGMRPEA
- the recG gene encoding ATP-dependent DNA helicase RecG is translated as MRPEILNPLFAEVTALKGVGPSLAKPLERLGLARIVDVAFHLPSGWIDRIPRDELMAHDAGRTIAITLTPREIRTSSSPRAPTRVQASDALGNYVSLVFFGRSSGMVRKLFTVGELVCVSGKVEQYGQELQIIHPEIMEEGDGTREREAIYPLSEGLTSRRLGAMVAQAIERAPDLPEWIEPSLLAQRDWPAWKAALARIHADPSDAVARARVAYDEIFANQLALALVRQDTRRRRGRALKGDGLLRDRLNLPYALTGAQGRSVREIEGDLAQDAPMLRLLQGDVGSGKTLVAAMALLVAVEAGAQGALLAPTEILARQHYETLRETLAGLPINVAVLTGRDKGRVREGVLMGLADGSIDILIGTHAIFQEAVTYRDLGLVVVDEQHRFGVAERLALSAKGKTTPHLLAMTATPIPRTLVLAQHGEMDQSRLDEMPPGREPVETRVISEERLDEVVNALGRHLAEGKQAYWVCPLVEESEKSDLAAAEARAATLAARFGDRVGLVHGRMRGPEKDAVMARFAAGETGVLVATTVIEVGVNVPNATLIVIEHADRFGLAQLHQLRGRVGRGGGQSRCLLMRGAALSETSRARLALMRETNDGFRIAEEDLRLRGGGELLGTRQSGEAAFRLATPELLGELLPVAFDDARLLIDRDGGLAGARGQAARVALYLFERDAGVALLRSG
- a CDS encoding DMT family transporter; amino-acid sequence: MTALLPILFAVAAGLCVAVQSPSNAMLARSTGSVWFAATISFLGGTFVLLTIWAAYDRTPLSAVRAAPAWAWIGGLYGVVFVAAVAYATPRLGLAVTLTVTLAAQLTMAVALDHFGLLGLRQEPVSLSRLAGLALVVAGVFLVRR
- a CDS encoding DUF2971 domain-containing protein; amino-acid sequence: MPISDHPSFDCPRLNQRLWRYTDFPKFTELLTSRRLWLANAEILAIDDPHEGLQGAVQFPHRMWRSLDEVPDALRKQIVGKGRRKPEETDDHVFAGWFMGEEQRCFMTLSNRRNFFVNCWHAADHESVAMWKIYGSPGAGVAIVSSGGRLHTALEHSSEKIYLGAVKYVDPLTFEIGTPNAFDSLVRKRSSFSYENEVRIVHWQTGRYHDPLSNFDWDESAMRFKNIVEDPRPILPGLALDCDLDTMIEHVIVSPLAPTWYLPMIERLREKLGYNFTISASDLLTAPPTID